Proteins encoded together in one Cicer arietinum cultivar CDC Frontier isolate Library 1 chromosome 4, Cicar.CDCFrontier_v2.0, whole genome shotgun sequence window:
- the LOC101492285 gene encoding zinc finger AN1 and C2H2 domain-containing stress-associated protein 11-like translates to MGTPEFPDLGKHCAVSDCKLIDFLPFTCDRCNQVYCLEHRSFIKHQCTKADKQDVTVVICPLCAKGVRLIPDQDPNITWENHVNTECDPSNYEKVTKKKKCPAAGCKEILVFSNTIKCRDCNVEHCLKHRFGPDHKCPGPKKLETTFSFMNLMNKNRKQESKTKSSSTTSSSSSNWTTSFLNAASNIRASAEAGMSKLSGEINQAWGTSSNGAGKSNGSGQVEQCPQCGAKFSSVTTLVDHVQKSHERSGNRSGPKVTIDVCPKCSKGFRDPVALVEHVERDHGGTSRA, encoded by the exons ATGGGAACTCCGGAATTCCCAGATCTGGGAAAACACTGTGCTGTTTCCGATTGCAAACTCATTGATTTCTTGCCCTTCACTTGCGATCGCTGCAACCAG GTGTATTGTTTGGAACACCGAAGTTTTATCAAACATCAGTGTACAAAAGCTGACAAGCAAGACGTGACTGTAGTAATATGTCCACTTTGCGCCAAAGGAGTTCGCCTAATACCTGATCAAGATCCAAACATAACATGGGAGAATCATGTTAACACTGAGTGCGACCCATCAAATTATGAGAAAGttacaaagaagaaaaaatgccCTGCCGCTGGATGCAAAGAGATTTTAGTTTTCTCAAACACAATTAAGTGCAGGGATTGCAATGTAGAACATTGTTTGAAGCATAGGTTTGGACCTGATCACAAATGTCCAGGGCCTAAAAAATTGGAAACTACTTTCTCCTTTATGAATCTAATGAATAAGAACAGAAAACAGGAGTCGAAAACCAAATCAAGTTCAACGACCTCCTCCTCCTCATCTAACTGGACTACGAGCTTTCTTAATGCGGCTTCTAATATTCGAGCTTCAGCAGAGGCAGGAATGTCAAAGTTGAGTGGTGAAATTAACCAAGCATGGGGGACATCTAGCAACGGTGCGGGGAAAAGCAATGGCAGTGGTCAAGTTGAGCAATGTCCTCAATGTGGTGCCAAGTTTTCCTCGGTCACTACTTTAGTCGATCATGTACAGAAATCTCATGAAAGAAGTGGCAACCGATCCGGGCCGAAAGTTACGATTGATGTGTGTCCTAAGTGTAGTAAAGGATTCAGAGACCCTGTGGCCCTTGTGGAGCATGTTGAGAGGGATCATGGTGGAACTTCTAGAGCATAG